Genomic window (Juglans microcarpa x Juglans regia isolate MS1-56 chromosome 2S, Jm3101_v1.0, whole genome shotgun sequence):
GATAATGATGTTCTCTGGTTGCAAAGagactttcatatatatattgttaatttatttgataCTGCAAAGGTGAGTGTTCCCAGGATTCTGATTTTATTGAGGCCCTTCACTAGATACTTTTACCTTATAATCATTATGGTTGACTGACTGGTTGGTTGAAATATCATggaagagggagggagagagagagagagagtgagagagagagagagcgagagagagagagagagagagagagagatgatgcaTACGTAAATTGGCtggccatttttcttttctcactcTGTGTCATTGTTATTACACTGCAGGCATGTGATCTTCTTTCAAAGCCGCAGAAATCGCTGGCATACTTACTTGAAACATACTGTGGTGTAACCACAAACAAATTGTTACAGGTTTGGCTTTCAGACTATCTAACAGCCATGGACTTCGCTTCATAGCATGAAGCTTACCGGTCATTATATAACATTGTATAAAGAGAACTAACTAGACTTCTAAAAGAAGAGCATCTTGGGACCTATTGTGGCCTATATTAGCAAACTTGACGTATTTTCCAGGTTTAAAATCCTTTACGTGAGGTtctttaggcctcgtttggttacatagttcagatgagatgagatgatttgttgaaagttaaataaaatattgttataatataaatttataatattatttttgtttgggatttgaaaaagttgaattgtttattatattttgtgtaggagtttgagaaagttgtagtgattatatgagatgagatgagatggtttggttTGGTATAACCAAACCAGCAGTTTGTCAATGAATGGCCTGTGGTACTAACCAATATCTTTTACGTTTGATGTTGATAAGCTGTAGATGATTGATGTTGATATCTTCTGGTCTTGAGTTGTAATGTTTCTTGTGAGTAGACAAAATCTTGCTACTTAGTACTTACTTGATTTCATGTTGAAATTGTAGCGTGAAGACTGGAGACAGCGACCCCTGTCGAAAGAAATGGTGCAATATGCTCGAATAGATGCACACTATCTATTATATATTGCGAATTGTTTAATAACTGAGCTCAAACAACAGGGGACTGGTAGGCCTTCTATCTTCAGCTCATGTTTCATATCtgatatttgttgttgaattCCTTTGTGTTGGAATGGAGGAAAACTTAAGCTTTTGCAAATAAGTTTTAGGGGCCATCAAATTGGGGGGAATTTCCCTTAAATTACCCAAGATGCACTTGCTGGAAACTCCTTGCCTAaggcctgtgcacccccaggACATCCGAtgcccataaaataaaatggaaaaaaataaacaattatacAATTGAGATTTTTGTAATAAGTTCAAGTGCTAAAATATGGAAGTATTAACGGTAATGaagattcttttgtttttttcttttttcgtgtTTTGGAGGTATGGGATGAGGGATCCCTACTTGGGAGTTCACACCTCTGAGATGATAGAAAGTTTTGACATAAGATAACTGCCACTAATTGGTATGCTTAGAATGaaagattttaaattctttaatgtGGTATCagcaaagcaaaaaaaaaaaaaaaaattaatgtagttTTTAGGTCAAATCCCTGCTTAGCCATGTATTTTTGCTCATAATGTTGAAAACCTGTATTTACTAGTACACACAGTATTGGAATTCTAAGTATATTAATGTATCAGAAATCTCTTGTCCCGATGACAAATTCGATTTTGTTCTCGAGGCCAGTAGGCGTTCAAACATGACTTGTTTGCAACTTTACGCAAAAGAAGTTGAAACTTTTCCTGGAGAATCGGCCGCATCATCATTAACTTCTCGTCATTTGAATGGTCAAGGAGCTGTTTCATCAGTTTATTTTAAAACCGAGGTTTGCTGCTGTTTTATTTCATTGTCACTTTTAAACTCTGCATAATGTAAAGTTGTGATGGATTTTTTCTGTCAGTTTCAGGATCTCGTGATGCGATTGTGTGCATGGAGAGATTTAATGGTTAGTAAGAGgtctttcaaaaatttagtTGCCAGCTTGAGAAGCTTTATTATGACAAGCAATTCAGAAAAAGTAACCGTTTACTTGCTAAATGGAAGTATCTGgtgaaatatatttgtaaaatgaCGAATCAAGGGTGCCTCTTCCTTTGACATCTCTCCTCATGTTACTTTCTTCATCTGTTTTCCCTTTTTCCTACACTGGCAAGAAGAATATCTTGTTTTCTGCAATTGGTTAGAcctatttaatgataaaaaaatgaaaatccaaaAAGTGATTTGTCCAATatcagaaatttatttttgtttctttcctcACTTTGACATTTTCTGTACTGAGACATTGGTAGAGTATTTTAGTCTGATGATCTAATTTTATCCTGCAAACTCCCTCGTGTCTCCTTTATCAGATAGTGCCACTCATCTTGTCTTCTTAAGTCAGAGGAAAAACAGGAAATGGCATTGTAGGTAGTCAATCTTACCTGTGACATTTACATCTTTTCAGGCTCGTGTGCATGATGAGAGCCTAAGATATGTATTATCGGATCAGGCTATTGTTGCTCTTGCAGACAGACCTCCAATGACTCTGGCAGAAATATGTAGAACAATAACTCAAGCTGATTTGAATGTGGATTTGAGTTTCAACTCTCTCCTTCCATCTCCATCCTCTGTTGTTTGCAGTCATTTGGATGATGTCCATACCCTGCTCCAGGACAACATCAGCAACCTTAACGATATTTTCCCAATGATTCTCCAAAAGTGCCTTGGTTCATGTGGGACTTGTCCactttctattttaaattatgctCTACTGGTTAACTGTAATCTAAAAGTGTCTTTAGTACCCAAACAAAACATGGTAAAAAGTTCAAAGCAAGTTGCTCGGAAGACTTCTCGAGAGCTGTTTGTTCAAAAGTTCTCCTGCAAAACTCCGGTTTATCATAATTGCAAAATCTTTGCAAATGATGGACGGTTACTTTGTTACTGTGACCGCAGGAAGCTTGAATGGTTGGTGAAcctttcttttgtctttttgttacATTATGTACATAATGCATTTGACATGATTGATGTTATATCATAACAGGTATCTCCATAGAGAGTTAGCTAAACTTGTTGATGACAATCCACCTGCCATTATGCTTCTTTTTGAACCCAAAGGTCGTCCAGAAGATGAAGATAATGATTTTTATATCCaaagtaagaaaaatatatgtgtttgcTGTGGCGAAGGAAATCACTACTTGCGCTACAGAATAATTCCTTCGTGCTACAGAATACACTTTCCCGAGCATTTGAAAAGCCACCGTTCTCATGATATTGTCCTGCTCTGTGTGGACTGCCATGAAGTTGCCCATGCTGCTGCTGAGAAGTATAAAAAACAGATTGCTGCAGAATTTGGAATTCCCCTATTTGTTAGTAAAGTGGTTGATTCAAAGGAAATCCAAGTTATTTCCGGATCATCTGAGTCAGCAACAAACGATGAGGAGGTGGGAGTACCCCCTTTACAATTGAGAACAGCTGCTATGGCACTTTTGCGCCATGGACCAAGAATGCCATCCAAGCGCCACGAAGAACTGATGCAGGTATTACAGCACTTTTTCAGCATTGACTTTTACCAACTTTATCGCATACGggatatatatattgaatctttactgaaaataactttttttcatttttatttttttatttgcaccGGGTGTCCAAATTACAGGGAACTTCACGGGGCGGTTATTAACTTAATTTTTCAGGGTGTCTACAATGTGTAGATCTCTAGTTAAATAGTATCAGATGAATTACAAAGGAGCtgaaaaacaatttttattcaTTATGGTTGCAAATCTCATTGTAATTAACTGACTTCATTGTGATTTAATTTCATGGTGAAAAACTACGATTTTTTAATAAGGATGTGTTTACAGGTCCTTTTGTTCATTTTCGCTGCTGACTGTTAAGCAATAAAGTTGatgaaaaaatgacttttaataatttttgtagttttttctCCATATTATGTTATTGTTTGCTGTTGTAGATTGTCATGCGTTATTATGGAGGAAGAGAGATAACTGGGGCAGACTTGGAAGCAGCTTTGCTAGTTGGCATGAGTCCCCACGAAAGAAGGCGgcttaaaaagaagaaagggatATCTTTTAAGCATTCTGCTGGGAGCATCCTTCCAAATGTGCAGAATAATGTGAACAGTATGGAGACATCTTCCATTGTGGATGCATCAGAAGTTGGTATTCTAAATAGTTCTGACAGCACTAAAGCAGAAGCATGCAATGGACAACAAGAATTCAGAAAAGCAGATGATGATGTAGGTGACTCCACTATTGGTGCTGACTCAGGTGTTGATGAAGTCAATTATACTTTTAAAGATAGCGTAAAGTCTGACACACATGGAGCATCTGATAGAAAAGGTGACTGCATTGGAAATTCTGATGACAATTATGAGAGTAGGGGCCCATCAAACGGAACCGTTGAGTTGAATCATAAGAAATATGATGGAACTGCCCAATCTAAGCATAATTCCAAATTATCATTGTTAGGACATGGGCCGCATGGGAAACAAGTTGTAAATCATCTGCTAAAGGAATATGGTGAGGATGGTGTCTGTCAATTCTGTCAAAGGTGGAGACAAGTATTTGTCGAGGCTCTTCAACCTCGTTTCTTGCCTGCTGGCTGGGATGTAATGCACAGGTATGCTGAAAAACACTCATGATTGTGTTTCATTTTTCCATGCGTAGCAAATAACCACACATTAACTaggatgaataataatgatatgaTCTACATTGGCCCAAGGTAAAACTATCCATAAAAGGTTTCAATCGCCCcctctatttgttttttattggcaccgggtgttcgagaacaaagtcccgactaatttCGGCAGTGCAGTGGCCCTCGGTAAagagttttccgcaagtgcacctcgggtaattcattAGCAAGTTCCCCCAATTCAATGGCCCCTAAAAATTATTTGCTCCCAAAAGGATTCGAAACTtagacttggagggagcatgagtataccaccaagaccaaggttTCACAATTCGTCCCCTCTAGTTGTGAGGTTATAAACCCCTCTTATCAGGGATTATGTACTGCATTCACCACCATTATGGCCCCTACTGCCTCACCATCTACCATAATTGGTACCACTGTACTCATACGATGGTTTCATCTTTAAGATCAGCATTACTGTCACCTCATCACCTCTTCCCTTGCTATTTCATGACCAGGCCACACTAGGTAGTCCAATCATGCGGAAGAATAATGTCTTTATATGAAGAATTGGAGACCCGCAACACAAAGTTTAAGTCAGTTTAGGAAGTTGCATATTAATAACTGTATTGTGTGTATCAAAATCAAGAATATGTCTCATCCAATTGAATTGGCACAAATGTTTGTGCACTTACACAAGGATGGAACTAGGGGGCCTGTAGGGGCAATCCCCTTCCCCCTGGGGGTTTtgaatctttaaattaaattatcatcaaaataaaaagtcaTATAAATGTTGAATTGCAAAAAAATCCAGCCtgtctatttttataaactatgaacaaaaaattgtaaagagaatcgaaataataatttcatatgaaaaGATCAAATATTTTCATTGAAAAAAGCAGGCCACTGACCCTACTATTTCATTTTTGAACTTGAAATGGCGTAATGGATTGTACACCCGAACCTCAATTGGCTCCCTTGGAGATAAGAAGTCTTGGTTCTGTCCTTGTGTTCACACACCCACAAATGCACACACCGTATGGATCTAGTAACTGTTGACTATCATGATGTTTTGAAATGCCATATTGAGTTTAAAAGAGGAGTTTTTTAGGATTAGATTAATTTAGTAGACAAGAAGGTATTATATACTAAACtaatttacttatcaaaata
Coding sequences:
- the LOC121252444 gene encoding protein RRP6-like 3 isoform X2, with the translated sequence MEERLKSIRFIAITIGGFAAALSIFFAAAQYRRRRKNHHKCSPKSCYLQADQTKPQHAFKRVLADNSYSPFKHLKLDASHHDNASNSHPYQAEIFELVENPRLEFSFIDGIVDSEMSEEYTWVETVSQLKELLDVLIKERVFAVDTEQHSLRSFLGFTALIQISTRKEDYLVDTIALHDSMGVLRPVFAEPSICKVFHGADNDVLWLQRDFHIYIVNLFDTAKACDLLSKPQKSLAYLLETYCGVTTNKLLQREDWRQRPLSKEMVQYARIDAHYLLYIANCLITELKQQGTEISCPDDKFDFVLEASRRSNMTCLQLYAKEVETFPGESAASSLTSRHLNGQGAVSSVYFKTEDLVMRLCAWRDLMARVHDESLRYVLSDQAIVALADRPPMTLAEICRTITQADLNVDLSFNSLLPSPSSVVCSHLDDVHTLLQDNISNLNDIFPMILQKCLGSCGTCPLSILNYALLVNCNLKVSLVPKQNMVKSSKQVARKTSRELFVQKFSCKTPVYHNCKIFANDGRLLCYCDRRKLEWYLHRELAKLVDDNPPAIMLLFEPKGRPEDEDNDFYIQSKKNICVCCGEGNHYLRYRIIPSCYRIHFPEHLKSHRSHDIVLLCVDCHEVAHAAAEKYKKQIAAEFGIPLFVSKVVDSKEIQVISGSSESATNDEEVGVPPLQLRTAAMALLRHGPRMPSKRHEELMQIVMRYYGGREITGADLEAALLVGMSPHERRRLKKKKGISFKHSAGSILPNVQNNVNSMETSSIVDASEVGILNSSDSTKAEACNGQQEFRKADDDVGDSTIGADSGVDEVNYTFKDSVKSDTHGASDRKGDCIGNSDDNYESRGPSNGTVELNHKKYDGTAQSKHNSKLSLLGHGPHGKQVVNHLLKEYGEDGVCQFCQRWRQVFVEALQPRFLPAGWDVMHSLSAAVSAHQTDVDACIVLMKRCGLELVEDKTELNFWEEKEKKQKLRRESKSSVSFSYIFREYSFVWKTERP
- the LOC121252444 gene encoding protein RRP6-like 3 isoform X5; this translates as MEERLKSIRFIAITIGGFAAALSIFFAAAQYRRRRKNHHKCSPKSCYLQADQTKPQHAFKRVLADNSYSPFKHLKLDASHHDNASNSHPYQAEIFELVENPRLEFSFIDGIVDSEMSEEYTWVETVSQLKELLDVLIKERVFAVDTEQHSLRSFLGFTALIQISTRKEDYLVDTIALHDSMGVLRPVFAEPSICKVFHGADNDVLWLQRDFHIYIVNLFDTAKACDLLSKPQKSLAYLLETYCGVTTNKLLQREDWRQRPLSKEMVQYARIDAHYLLYIANCLITELKQQGTEISCPDDKFDFVLEASRRSNMTCLQLYAKEVETFPGESAASSLTSRHLNGQGAVSSVYFKTEFQDLVMRLCAWRDLMARVHDESLRYVLSDQAIVALADRPPMTLAEICRTITQADLNVDLSFNSLLPSPSSVVCSHLDDVHTLLQDNISNLNDIFPMILQKCLGSCGTCPLSILNYALLVNCNLKVSLVPKQNMVKSSKQVARKTSRELFVQKFSCKTPVYHNCKIFANDGRLLCYCDRRKLEWYLHRELAKLVDDNPPAIMLLFEPKGRPEDEDNDFYIQSKKNICVCCGEGNHYLRYRIIPSCYRIHFPEHLKSHRSHDIVLLCVDCHEVAHAAAEKYKKQIAAEFGIPLFVSKVVDSKEIQVISGSSESATNDEEVGVPPLQLRTAAMALLRHGPRMPSKRHEELMQIVMRYYGGREITGADLEAALLVGMSPHERRRLKKKKGISFKHSAGSILPNVQNNVNSMETSSIVDASEVGILNSSDSTKAEACNGQQEFRKADDDVGDSTIGADSGVDEVNYTFKDSVKSDTHGASDRKGDCIGNSDDNYESRGPSNGTVELNHKKYDGTAQSKHNSKLSLLGHGPHGKQVVNHLLKEYGEDGVCQFCQRWRQVFVEALQPRFLPAGWDVMHRI
- the LOC121252444 gene encoding protein RRP6-like 3 isoform X3, whose product is MEERLKSIRFIAITIGGFAAALSIFFAAAQYRRRRKNHHKCSPKSCYLQADQTKPQHAFKRVLADNSYSPFKHLKLDASHHDNASNSHPYQAEIFELVENPRLEFSFIDGIVDSEMSEEYTWVETVSQLKELLDVLIKERVFAVDTEQHSLRSFLGFTALIQISTRKEDYLVDTIALHDSMGVLRPVFAEPSICKVFHGADNDVLWLQRDFHIYIVNLFDTAKACDLLSKPQKSLAYLLETYCGVTTNKLLQREDWRQRPLSKEMVQYARIDAHYLLYIANCLITELKQQGTEISCPDDKFDFVLEASRRSNMTCLQLYAKEVETFPGESAASSLTSRHLNGQGAVSSVYFKTEFQDLVMRLCAWRDLMARVHDESLRYVLSDQAIVALADRPPMTLAEICRTITQADLNVDLSFNSLLPSPSSVVCSHLDDVHTLLQDNISNLNDIFPMILQKCLGSCGTCPLSILNYALLVNCNLKVSLVPKQNMVKSSKQVARKTSRELFVQKFSCKTPVYHNCKIFANDGRLLCYCDRRKLEWYLHRELAKLVDDNPPAIMLLFEPKGRPEDEDNDFYIQSKKNICVCCGEGNHYLRYRIIPSCYRIHFPEHLKSHRSHDIVLLCVDCHEVAHAAAEKYKKQIAAEFGIPLFVSKVVDSKEIQVISGSSESATNDEEVGVPPLQLRTAAMALLRHGPRMPSKRHEELMQIVMRYYGGREITGADLEAALLVGMSPHERRRLKKKKGISFKHSAGSILPNVQNNVNSMETSSIVDASEVGILNSSDSTKAEACNGQQEFRKADDDVGDSTIGADSGVDEVNYTFKDSVKSDTHGASDRKGDCIGNSDDNYESRGPSNGTVELNHKKYDGTAQSKHNSKLSLLGHGPHGKQVVNHLLKEYGEDGVCQFCQRWRQVFVEALQPRFLPAGWDVMHSGRREFGEFSVYNPANKALDLVKS
- the LOC121252444 gene encoding protein RRP6-like 3 isoform X4, whose product is MEERLKSIRFIAITIGGFAAALSIFFAAAQYRRRRKNHHKCSPKSCYLQADQTKPQHAFKRVLADNSYSPFKHLKLDASHHDNASNSHPYQAEIFELVENPRLEFSFIDGIVDSEMSEEYTWVETVSQLKELLDVLIKERVFAVDTEQHSLRSFLGFTALIQISTRKEDYLVDTIALHDSMGVLRPVFAEPSICKVFHGADNDVLWLQRDFHIYIVNLFDTAKACDLLSKPQKSLAYLLETYCGVTTNKLLQREDWRQRPLSKEMVQYARIDAHYLLYIANCLITELKQQGTEISCPDDKFDFVLEASRRSNMTCLQLYAKEVETFPGESAASSLTSRHLNGQGAVSSVYFKTEDLVMRLCAWRDLMARVHDESLRYVLSDQAIVALADRPPMTLAEICRTITQADLNVDLSFNSLLPSPSSVVCSHLDDVHTLLQDNISNLNDIFPMILQKCLGSCGTCPLSILNYALLVNCNLKVSLVPKQNMVKSSKQVARKTSRELFVQKFSCKTPVYHNCKIFANDGRLLCYCDRRKLEWYLHRELAKLVDDNPPAIMLLFEPKGRPEDEDNDFYIQSKKNICVCCGEGNHYLRYRIIPSCYRIHFPEHLKSHRSHDIVLLCVDCHEVAHAAAEKYKKQIAAEFGIPLFVSKVVDSKEIQVISGSSESATNDEEVGVPPLQLRTAAMALLRHGPRMPSKRHEELMQIVMRYYGGREITGADLEAALLVGMSPHERRRLKKKKGISFKHSAGSILPNVQNNVNSMETSSIVDASEVGILNSSDSTKAEACNGQQEFRKADDDVGDSTIGADSGVDEVNYTFKDSVKSDTHGASDRKGDCIGNSDDNYESRGPSNGTVELNHKKYDGTAQSKHNSKLSLLGHGPHGKQVVNHLLKEYGEDGVCQFCQRWRQVFVEALQPRFLPAGWDVMHSGRREFGEFSVYNPANKALDLVKS
- the LOC121252444 gene encoding protein RRP6-like 3 isoform X1, with product MEERLKSIRFIAITIGGFAAALSIFFAAAQYRRRRKNHHKCSPKSCYLQADQTKPQHAFKRVLADNSYSPFKHLKLDASHHDNASNSHPYQAEIFELVENPRLEFSFIDGIVDSEMSEEYTWVETVSQLKELLDVLIKERVFAVDTEQHSLRSFLGFTALIQISTRKEDYLVDTIALHDSMGVLRPVFAEPSICKVFHGADNDVLWLQRDFHIYIVNLFDTAKACDLLSKPQKSLAYLLETYCGVTTNKLLQREDWRQRPLSKEMVQYARIDAHYLLYIANCLITELKQQGTEISCPDDKFDFVLEASRRSNMTCLQLYAKEVETFPGESAASSLTSRHLNGQGAVSSVYFKTEFQDLVMRLCAWRDLMARVHDESLRYVLSDQAIVALADRPPMTLAEICRTITQADLNVDLSFNSLLPSPSSVVCSHLDDVHTLLQDNISNLNDIFPMILQKCLGSCGTCPLSILNYALLVNCNLKVSLVPKQNMVKSSKQVARKTSRELFVQKFSCKTPVYHNCKIFANDGRLLCYCDRRKLEWYLHRELAKLVDDNPPAIMLLFEPKGRPEDEDNDFYIQSKKNICVCCGEGNHYLRYRIIPSCYRIHFPEHLKSHRSHDIVLLCVDCHEVAHAAAEKYKKQIAAEFGIPLFVSKVVDSKEIQVISGSSESATNDEEVGVPPLQLRTAAMALLRHGPRMPSKRHEELMQIVMRYYGGREITGADLEAALLVGMSPHERRRLKKKKGISFKHSAGSILPNVQNNVNSMETSSIVDASEVGILNSSDSTKAEACNGQQEFRKADDDVGDSTIGADSGVDEVNYTFKDSVKSDTHGASDRKGDCIGNSDDNYESRGPSNGTVELNHKKYDGTAQSKHNSKLSLLGHGPHGKQVVNHLLKEYGEDGVCQFCQRWRQVFVEALQPRFLPAGWDVMHSLSAAVSAHQTDVDACIVLMKRCGLELVEDKTELNFWEEKEKKQKLRRESKSSVSFSYIFREYSFVWKTERP
- the LOC121252444 gene encoding protein RRP6-like 3 isoform X6, which encodes MRLITAEIFELVENPRLEFSFIDGIVDSEMSEEYTWVETVSQLKELLDVLIKERVFAVDTEQHSLRSFLGFTALIQISTRKEDYLVDTIALHDSMGVLRPVFAEPSICKVFHGADNDVLWLQRDFHIYIVNLFDTAKACDLLSKPQKSLAYLLETYCGVTTNKLLQREDWRQRPLSKEMVQYARIDAHYLLYIANCLITELKQQGTEISCPDDKFDFVLEASRRSNMTCLQLYAKEVETFPGESAASSLTSRHLNGQGAVSSVYFKTEFQDLVMRLCAWRDLMARVHDESLRYVLSDQAIVALADRPPMTLAEICRTITQADLNVDLSFNSLLPSPSSVVCSHLDDVHTLLQDNISNLNDIFPMILQKCLGSCGTCPLSILNYALLVNCNLKVSLVPKQNMVKSSKQVARKTSRELFVQKFSCKTPVYHNCKIFANDGRLLCYCDRRKLEWYLHRELAKLVDDNPPAIMLLFEPKGRPEDEDNDFYIQSKKNICVCCGEGNHYLRYRIIPSCYRIHFPEHLKSHRSHDIVLLCVDCHEVAHAAAEKYKKQIAAEFGIPLFVSKVVDSKEIQVISGSSESATNDEEVGVPPLQLRTAAMALLRHGPRMPSKRHEELMQIVMRYYGGREITGADLEAALLVGMSPHERRRLKKKKGISFKHSAGSILPNVQNNVNSMETSSIVDASEVGILNSSDSTKAEACNGQQEFRKADDDVGDSTIGADSGVDEVNYTFKDSVKSDTHGASDRKGDCIGNSDDNYESRGPSNGTVELNHKKYDGTAQSKHNSKLSLLGHGPHGKQVVNHLLKEYGEDGVCQFCQRWRQVFVEALQPRFLPAGWDVMHSLSAAVSAHQTDVDACIVLMKRCGLELVEDKTELNFWEEKEKKQKLRRESKSSVSFSYIFREYSFVWKTERP